From the Cherax quadricarinatus isolate ZL_2023a unplaced genomic scaffold, ASM3850222v1 Contig2986, whole genome shotgun sequence genome, one window contains:
- the LOC138851955 gene encoding exostosin-2-like, whose translation WSEGENHLVFNMLPGTAPVFDTTLSLQRGKVIVAGGGFSSLTYRRGYDVSIPVYNPAHQDSPIGRKPVASRRWLVVSSQVNIHRDYREDLEAQRLDKKTQPDDLLVLDKCQHFTNLTVRCQGSKMFVYPDVLR comes from the exons CTGGTCAGAGGGTGAGAACCACCTTGTGTTCAACATGTTGCCAGGAACTGCACCCGTGTTTGATACCACACTCAGCTTGCAGCGTGGCAAGGTGATTGTTGCTGGTGGAGGCTTTTCTTCCCTCACCTACCGCCGGGGCTATGATGTTTCAATCCCTGTGTATAATCCAGCCCACCAGGACTCTCCCATAGGAAGAAAACCAGT AGCATCCCGACGCTGGCTGGTGGTGTCTTCGCAGGTAAACATTCATCGTGACTACCGTGAAGACCTGGAGGCCCAGCGTCTCGACAAGAAGACGCAGCCTGATGACTTGCTTGTCTTAGACAAGTGTCAACACTTTACCAACCTGACAGTGAGGTGTCAAGGCTCCAAGATGTTTGTCTACCCTGATGTACTCAGA